The DNA window GCCGTTTGAGGATCCCCATTGACATCTAAACCACAGATTGACGTTGCTGTCAACGCCACCGAGGCTGGCACCATTAAGGAGTTCCTGGTGGCGGAGGAGGATACCGTTACTGTCGGCCAGGATCTCGTTCGTATCGAGCTTGGTGGTGAGCCATCTGGTGACAAGAAGGAGGCCCCTAAAGATGAACCTAAGAAGTCCGAGTCCGAGTCAAAACCTGCGCCTAAGCAAGAGTCTGCCCCCGAGCCCAAGAAGGAATCTGCTCCCGCTTCCAGCAAGCCTGAGGCTCCCCGACAGCCCGAAAAGAAGGAGACAAAGTCCGAATCCTCCGCCTCAAGTGGTCCTTCCATGGGTAACCGCGAGGAGCGTCGCGTAAGTTGTTGCTATACCGCAAGGTGACGCCCCAGCCCGCCTTCCAAGTTTTGCTAAACATTTCTGCAGGTCAAGATGAATCGTATGCGCCTCCGAATTGCCGAGCGTCTCAAGCAATCCCAGAACACCGCTGCTTCCCTCACCACTTTCAACGAGGTCGACATGTCCAACATCATGGAATTCCGCAAGCTTTACAAAGAGGATGTCCTCAAGAAGACCGGCGTCAGGCTTGGTTTCATGAGCGCCTTCTCCCGGGCCTGCGTTCTTGCCATGCGCGATCTACCTGCAGTCAACGCTTCCATTGAGGGGCCCAACGGCGGTGATACCATCGTCTACCGCGACTACGTCGACATCAGTGTTGCCGTTGCCACGGAGAAGGGCCTTGTAACTCCCGTTGTACGAAATGTTGAATCCATGGACATGATTGGCATTGAGCAATCGATTGCCGATATGGGCAAGAAGGTAAACTGCTCCTTTTCATTCGACACTACCAAATGGCCACTAACACGATGATCTCAGGCTCGCGACAATAAGCTTACTATCGAGGATATGGCCGGCGGCACCTTTACCATCAGCAACGGCGGTGTGTTTGGCTCGCTCATGGGCACCCCCATCATCAATCTTCCTCAGAGCGCTGTTCTTGGCCTGCATGCCATCAAGGAGCGCCCCGTCGCTGTTAATGGCAAGATCGAAATTCGACCAATGATGTACCTTGCCCTTACCTACGATCACCGCCTGCTGGATGGCCGGGAGGCTGTCCAATTTCTTGTTAAGGTAAAGGAGTATATCGAGGATCCCCGAAGGATGCTCTTGTAAAAGACATTTATTAGTGTAAACTGCTTAATACCTTACTTAGagtataaagttaatagttttatagtaataatataatactattatactattttaatattttatattttttataaaaataaaattaaaaattaaaataaaataataataataataatataatattaaatatataatttatattttttaaaataaaataataatattaataataatttattaataattatatagctattaagttagtctttaaaagttaatataatttaaaagaaaaataactttcttaataaacttaatataaaaataataaaaagaataataaaaaaggcaataaggctataaggctatataatttaataagatttaataaaaacttaatattaaaataaatatataaaagaaatttaaaataatataattatctttttttacttttatttaatataataattataataaaaaataattaagtaattaaataagatattttacttttaatatatagtatattaaattaacttaattataattaaaatatttaatatattatattatattattatattatataattatttaaattaataaggctaaaattattatttaattcttaaggctttaaattaagttaattaattaacctttaataaattatataatttaataattttattaaaatatattttaataaattaaaattaattaattaagataaaaaataagataatattaataatatttaattataaatttttatatctttttttatctctttagatctttatatataatatatataaagttataaagaaagaaaacttatttaataagtattattataatttaaaaggtaattttaaagagactatattctttaataaattatattatttaatataattaataaagataaggctttttattataataattataatattttaatatatttaataataatagcttttttataagtttaattataaagacttaatttataaagaaactttattaaagttaaaattataataaagaaatttatatatatataaaaaagtttaatataaagtttaaaaaaattaaataaaagcttatattataattaaattaataaagttatataatttactttttctttattaatttaaatataatataattatagtaatttaaataatacttttaatagaaaaataatttattaataatttaaaaaaaactttaaatttaataataatttatttataatataataaaaattaaaattatagttttattaatcttaatttaaaatataatttaaaattataatattttaatataaatatttaataataaaatcttaagataatatattatataattaaattaattcttataaagttaatttttatttttaaattaatttatattttaattttttatatttttaatacaatcttattaatttctaattaattttattaactttattaaccttattaactttatatatagctttttttataaagcctttaatataaaagcttttattattttaattattttaattttattttttataattttatttttaattaatttaataagattattaaaaactttattaatttaaattacttaagatttaaagtattaatattaaattttatatttataatttaatttaattaccttaagaaatataattttatttttatatatattaagcctttttataagctttttctttaaattctttaaagatttaaatttttatttaaattttattattatttaattttatttataaatttaaaaatactttataaaaaataataagactttataattaaaagtaattaatttaataaaattataattattattattattatatttaatttattaaagatatttagctttatattttaattattttaagtctttattattattattaaataaaatagtatttataatattctttttattaaaaaaatagctttttaaatagttaaatatattattataaaggctttttttttaatatttaatattaaattatttcttcttaataatattatattaaagaaagactataaaattaattaatataaagtaattaatagtaaatagactaaggattaattaattatataatagcttagtatttaaattaatttaaagatatttaatagtaaattataaaagaaaaaagtaattactatatatatagaagctttttttattttctttttattataaagtttaattattattatattaattatagtcttattaagaaagttaattattaagaagaagttaaatttaatatattaaattcttaatctatataaattctttagttttaaatttataagatagctttaaaaaaacttaagctttaataaaaagtaaaagaaaaataaatagttttattaagaaaattaattattaagaaatagttaaatttaatatattaaggttttaatttataattatatagttattatattaatctttaaaagttaatataatttaaaaaagaaataattttcttaataaacttaatataaaaataataaaagaaaataataaaaagagtaataaggctataaggctatataatttaataagatttaataaaaacttaatattaaaataaatatataaaaagactttaaaataatataattatttttctttatttttatttaatataataattataagaaaaaataattaaataattaaataatatattttacttttaatatatagtatattaatttaatttaattatatttaaaatattattatattttattattatattatataattatttaatttatttttttactctctattaaagttaaagtcttttaatttttttttttttaatatataattataagattacttttacccttttagttttattaaaggttatttataatactttatttatctatataaattaaagaattatatatagtttctcttaagataaagtttctaatataaatataattaataaggtaattatttaaattctataatattaataataaataaaaaaagcttttattaaattatataaatagtaataatttctttctcttttaattttaattaattatttaaaatatctataaagttaattaatcttaatcctttataatatcttattaattacttttataagtcttatataatataatactagctattatctttaaattaaaacctattaattataattactttcttaatcttaatattaagattattaagatatttattaagtcttataaagatataataatattaaaaaagttatatataaaggctattaacctttatataattaagaaaataaatagccttattaaggttaaattaatagcctttagctataagctttatcttttatatataaagagttaagagctagaaataatactaaagaatctatataagcttaagaagaagcttattaaaaggctagctataggtttattatatatataaaaggaattcctagataaaattaatatatataataataaatatttatatattaattagtttaaataattaaaaaggtaaatagtaattataattaaggcctttaagttataaaggcAGTAagtaaggttaataataattttataaagttaaagttaatattaataaagcctaaagctaaaggcttaatataaattatctagctatataaccttttaactttactttataagattctattagtatattattaactagtttattaactaagaagtctttttaaagctatcttataaatttaaaaactaaaaaatctatataaattaaaaacttaatatattaaatttaacttttttttaataattaattttcttaataagactataattaatataataataattaaactttataataaaaaagaaataaaaaaagcttttatatatataatagctacttttttttcttataatttattattaaatacttttaaatttatataattaattaatctttagtttatttattattaattactttatattaattaattttataatttttacttaatataatattacttaaaaaaagaaccttttatagtaatatacttagctatttaaaaggctatttttttaataaaaagaatattataaatattattttatttaataataataataaagacttaaaataattaaaatataaaattaaatatttttaataaattatatataataataataataattataattttattaaattaattacttttaattataaagtcttattattttttataaagtatttttaaatttataaataaatttaaataataataagacttaaataaaaacttaaatatttaaataatttaaaaaaaagcttataaaaaggtttaatatatataaaaataaagttatatttcttaaggtaattaaactaaattataaatataaaacttaatattaatactttaagtcttaagtaatttaaattaataaggtttttaataatcttattaaattaattaaaaataaaattataaaaaataaaattaaagtaattaaaataataaaggtttttatattaaaggccttataaaggaagctatatataaggttaatataatagtataatataatatattcaatattttaattataattaagttaccttagtatattatatattaaaggtaggatatcttatttaattacttagttatcttttattataattattatattaaataaaaataaagaaaaataattatattatcttagattctttttatatatttattttaatattaagtttttattaaattttataaaattatatagccttatagctttattactctttttattattcctctttattatttctatattaagtttattaagaaagttatttctgttttaaattatattaacttttaaagactagcttaataactatataattatatataaggttaataaggttaataggGTTAATTAGAGATTAATCTAgggattttattaaagatataaaaaattaaaatataagttaaCCTAGagataaaagctttataggaattaatttaattatataatatactatcttaagattctattattaaatatatattaagatactataattttaaactatattttaaattaaggatataattatttaaattaataaagttaaaattactatttaattcttaaggccttaaaataagttaattaattaattcttaataaactatatttattttttttaatatataattataagattacttttaccctttttagttttattaaagattatttataatactttatttatttatataaataaaagaattatatatagtttctcttaagatacggtttttaatataaatataattaataaagtaattatttaaactttataatattaataataaataaaaaagcttttattaaactatataaatagtaataacttctttctcttttaatcttaattaactAGTAAGtctataatatcttaataaactatatagtttaataattttattaaaatatattttaataaattaaaattaattaattaaagtaaaaaataaaataatattaataatatttaattatagatttttatattttttattatttctttagatttttatatataatatatatagagttaTAAAGAAGGAAaacctatttaataagtattattataatttaaaaaaaactttaaaaagattatattttttaataaattatattatttaatataattaataaagataaggctttttattataataattataatattttaatat is part of the Fusarium poae strain DAOMC 252244 chromosome 4, whole genome shotgun sequence genome and encodes:
- the KGD2 gene encoding 2-oxoglutarate dehydrogenase complex E2 component; this encodes MLSRSIATASRLVPARVLRPRAHPLVMLPSMMQTVRTYADSVIKVPQMAESISEGTLKQFSKSVGDYVAQDEEIATIETDKIDVAVNATEAGTIKEFLVAEEDTVTVGQDLVRIELGGEPSGDKKEAPKDEPKKSESESKPAPKQESAPEPKKESAPASSKPEAPRQPEKKETKSESSASSGPSMGNREERRVKMNRMRLRIAERLKQSQNTAASLTTFNEVDMSNIMEFRKLYKEDVLKKTGVRLGFMSAFSRACVLAMRDLPAVNASIEGPNGGDTIVYRDYVDISVAVATEKGLVTPVVRNVESMDMIGIEQSIADMGKKARDNKLTIEDMAGGTFTISNGGVFGSLMGTPIINLPQSAVLGLHAIKERPVAVNGKIEIRPMMYLALTYDHRLLDGREAVQFLVKTKD